In Rutidosis leptorrhynchoides isolate AG116_Rl617_1_P2 chromosome 2, CSIRO_AGI_Rlap_v1, whole genome shotgun sequence, one genomic interval encodes:
- the LOC139889769 gene encoding uncharacterized protein, with amino-acid sequence MKSPKEILATEKATQAFKAPLKLNNKGKMRDTSKFCDFHNDFGHETDDCIQLRQAIEEAVRSGKLTHLVKGIRNPKVPKQEPRPEEKKPDANNAILTVAECFVVEEIRTYKRERKNGVIDWEEISFPALDTITPSDKPVTINGRIFEREVHRVYLDGGSACDIMYEHCFDQLSPTIKAHLSPPRVPLIGFSGERCWPIGEVDLDFTIGEPPLSRTEILDFVVVRAVSQHNILLGRVAMMKMGIIASTIHQLVKFYTPEGIGTLASTYDREKVIMAIRETEERPGECILETREEGSNEEKISVNPLQQVVIGGSLPPEMKKKLRKLLQANIDIFAWEYRDMTGIPRVLSVDGTTFSTEHKLNEYKHLEPIHQKKRNLANERDEAACKEVEELLQAGIIREEKYPTWVANPVMVKKSDGGWRMCVDFTNINKACPKDCYPLPEIDWKVESLTGYKYKCFLNAYKGYHQIQMAEEDEEKTSFFTSKGIYCYRKMPFGLKNAGATYQRLVDKVFCKQLGRNLEAYVDDMVIKSPEESTLLTDIQETFNTLRSVNMKLNPKKCSFGVEEGKFLGYYITKKGIIANPEKIDKLQQLKTPTRVKEMQSLNGKLASLSRFLSKGAERQLPFLKVLKGCLGAKKITWTEEADRAFVDMKAHIANLPTLTSPQIGETLYFYLATSKECISAVLVAERERVQVPIYFISRVLQGAEVNYPELEKLTLTLVHTARKLRRYFQAHPIIVLTNKQIRQVLMRPEKSGRMAKWAIELGEHDIDFQARHSIKAQVLADFMTETTETNEENYSTFAQIITPTIEMKEWKLFTDGASSSDGSGAGLMLINPEGQVFTYVLRFEFSTTNNEAEYEALLAGLRIAKEMKIEHLQAFVDPQLVANQVLGIFEARQPIIQLYLSKVRELVESFRSFTIEYVRRSQNKKADALSKLASITFAHLAKEVLVEVLE; translated from the coding sequence ATGAAGTCACCCAAGGAAATCCTAGCTACCGAGAAGGCAACCCAAGCTTTCAAAGCTCCACTGAAGCTAAACAACAAGGGAAAGATGAGGGACACAAGCAAATTTTGTGACTTTCATAATGACTTCGGGCATGAAACGGACGACTGCATACAGTTGAGGCAAGCCATAGAAGAAGCAGTTAGGTCCGGGAAACTAACACACTTGGTGAAAGGCATACGCAACCCAAAGGTGCCGAAGCAGGAACCCAGACCCGAAGAAAAGAAGCCAGATGCAAACAATGCCATACTAACGGTTGCAGAATGCTTCGTAGTGGAAGAGATAAGAACTTACAAAAGGGAGAGAAAGAATGGAGTGATAGATTGGGAAGAGATCTCTTTCCCAGCCCTAGATACCATCACCCCCTCCGACAAACCCGTCACAATCAACGGGCGAATCTTTGAAAGAGAGGTACACCGAGTTTACCTGGATGGTGGTAGTGCATGCgacattatgtatgagcattgtttcgACCAGCTTAGCCCCACCATTAAAGCTCACCTGAGTCCACCAAGGGTACCCCTAATCGGATTCTCTGGGGAAAGATGTTGGCCAATCGGAGAAGTTGACCTCGACTTCACCATCGGAGAGCCGCCATTATCCAGAACAGAAATATTAGATTTCGTAGTAGTCAGAGCCGTCTCGCAGCACAACATCCTGCTAGGAAGGGTGGCCATGATGAAAATGGGGATAATTGCATCTACCATACATCAACTAGTGAAGTTCTACACACCCGAAGGAATTGGTACCCTAGCTTCCACCTATGATCGAGAGAAGGTTATCATGGCAATCAGGGAAACAGAGGAAAGACCAGGAGAATGTATCCTTGAAACCCGAGAAGAAGGGTCGAACGAAGAAAAGATCTCCGTCAACCCTCTGCAACAAGTAGTTATTGGAGGTTCACTACCCCCGGAAATGAAGAAGAAGCTTCGTAAACTACTGCAGGCCAACATCGACATCTTCGCTTGGGAATACAGAGATATGACAGGTATTCCTCGGGTGCTCAGTGTCGACGGGACAACCTTCTCTACGGAACACAAGCTCAACGAATATAAACACCTAGAGCCCATACATCAAAAGAAAAGAAACCTTGCCAATGAAAGAGATGAGGCTGCTTGCAAGGAAGTTGAAGAACTGCTCCAGGCTGGTATTATCCGAGAAGAAAAATATCCCACCTGGGTTGCGAACCCCGTCATGGTGAAGAAATCTGACGGAGGGTGGAGAATGTGCGTCGATTTCACAAATATAAACAAAGCTTGCCCCAAGGATTGCTACCCCCTACCGGAGATCGATTGGAAGGTAGAATCCCTAACTGGGTACAAGTACAAGTGCTTCCTCAACGCCTACAAAGGCTACCATCAGATTCAAATGGCCGAAGAAGATGAGGAGAAGACATCGTTCTTCACAAGCAAGGGGATATATTGCTATAGGAAAATGCCCTTCGGATTGAAAAACGCCGGAGCTACCTACCAAAGACTGGTGGACAAAGTTTTTTGTAAGCAACTAGGGAGAAACCTGGAAGCTTATGTCGATGACATGGTGATTAAGAGTCCCGAAGAAAGCACTTTGCTGACGGACATTCAAGAAACCTTCAACACCCTTCGATCGGTCAACatgaagttaaatcccaagaagtgttCATTCGGGGTAGAGGAAGGAAAGTTCCTAGGGTATTATATCACCAAGAAAGGGATCATAGCAAACCCAGAGAAAATAGACAAGCTCCAACAACTCAAAACCCCAACCAGGGTCAAAGAAATGCAGAGTTTAAACGGGAAGCTAGCGTCGTTAAGTCGTTTCCTGTCCAAGGGGGCTGAGAGGCAATTGCCTTTCCTTAAAGTTTTAAAGGGATGCTTGGGAGCGAAGAAAATAACATGGACCGAGGAAGCTGATAGGGCTTTCGTTGATATGAAGGCACACATAGCTAATTTGCCAACACTGACGTCACCTCAGATAGGAGAAACACTGTACTTCTATCTAGCCACGTCCAAGGAATGCATCAGTGCGGTGTTAGTGGCAGAACGCGAAAGGGTACAGGTCCCGATATATTTCATAAGCCGAGTCCTACAAGGTGCAGAAGTCAACTACCCAGAGCTCGAAAAGCTCACACTTACTCTGGTTCACACCGCGAGGAAACTACGGAGGTATTTCCAAGCCCACCCTATTATTGTGTTAACTAACAAGCAAATCAGACAGGTTCTTATGAGGCCAGAAAAGTCGGGAAGGATGGCCAAATGGGCCATAGAGCTCGGGGAGCACGACATCGACTTCCAAGCTCGCCATTCAATCAAAGCTCAAGTGCTGGCAGACTTCATGACGGAAACAACAGAAACAAATGAAGAAAACTACTCCACCTTCGCACAAATTATCACTCCGACTATTGAAATGAAGGAATGGAAATTGTTCACTGATGGAGCCTCTAGCTCTGATGGATCGGGGGCGGGACTTATGTTAATTAATCCAGAGGGACAAGTGTTTACTTACGTGCTTCGTTTCGAGTTCAGCACAACTAATAATGAAGCAGAATACGAAGCTCTACTCGCCGGGCTCAGAATAGCAAAGGAAATGAAAATTGAACATTTGCAAGCCTTCGTAGACCCGCAACTCGTCGCAAACCAAGTCCTAGGTATCTTCGAAGCAAGACAGCCAATCATACAACTCTATCTGTCGAAGGTCAGAGAACTTGTAGAAAGCTTCAGAAGCTTCACAATAGAATACGTGAGGAGAAGTCAAAACAAAAAAGCAGATGCTCTGAGCAAGTTAGCCTCCATCACCTTCGCACACCTGGCAAAGGAAGTGTTGGTTGAAGTGCTAGAATAA
- the LOC139889768 gene encoding uncharacterized protein — protein sequence MKPLREYLELRILPEDKKEARKIRIKAPSYKIMNGALYRKYFLTPWLRCVGPNQASIIIREMHEGICGLHAGPRSIVVKILRMGYYWPTMHKDTVTLLRTCEPCQIHAKVQKQPK from the coding sequence ATGAAGCCACTAAGGGAATATTTGGAGCTCAGAATATTACCGGAAGACAAAAAAGAGGCAAGAAAGATCCGGATCAAGGCACCATCATACAAGATAATGAACGGAGCTTTATACCGAAAATATTTCCTCACCCCGTGGCTTCGCTGTGTTGGGCCGAACCAAGCTTCGATAATCATCAGGGAAATGCACGAAGGCATCTGTGGACTCCATGCCGGACCAAGGTCAATAGTGGTAAAGATACTAAGGATGGGGTATTACTGGCCAACCATGCACAAAGATACAGTCACGCTCTTACGAACCTGTGAGCCATGCCAGATCCATGCTAAAGTTCAGAAACAGCCAAAATAA